Proteins from one Saccharomyces eubayanus strain FM1318 chromosome XI, whole genome shotgun sequence genomic window:
- the BYE1 gene encoding Bye1p produces the protein MSVRTSARSNKGQNKYIESLLQEESETPKKKQTKKRTDPATKENEQTDASQSSTKDNEKNGSDEADEGYVRCVCGASDENYDAPEYSHGDMVQCDGCDSWQHIKCMTGGKETIDGLMNEDSKYYCELCDPSLYAHLEKSKEAEVSEEDDYDDDIYKPVIDHNDNDTDFFLEEESPRKRKRSTSSSSIKMPSQTREVKKNNGPKKKKKSAGTITANTDQDKTPVKRDFESEKEHKLRLNARNMFSVLFSKFIIPETVEAKLYDLPHGKDITSVSNGFAQNLEDELYKACLNVEFGTLDKIYTEKVRSLYSNLKDKKNLKLKAHVIEGKLPLNKLVNMNASELANPDLQEFKEKREKATSENFIVEIPDKPIYVKTHKGDELIENSTEPQEDVLYSMDSIRLHNGADNSSDNKAEMDQTLDILKAPAQEHRSLDPNQNATAQGESLKCAFLYPGLGFEFTGYLSYIGTSKRLKRDISKEAIGDGNLFVEGRLPTTTAAPYLKEVSSSRAILIYQLFASDDEESQKTFAEVVDSLETKGRIAGIKPKSRYEKDFYIIPSRNGEVPEILDNILGNPNGERSLSVKADERTLFAFVVIKQELIH, from the coding sequence ATGTCTGTTCGTACTTCTGCGAGATCTAACAAGGGTCAGAATAAATATATCGAATCTCTGTTACAGGAAGAAAGCGAAACACctaagaagaaacaaactAAGAAGAGAACAGATCCGGCTACTAAGGAGAATGAGCAGACTGACGCTTCACAGAGCTCAACCAAAGATAATGAGAAAAACGGATCAGATGAAGCAGACGAAGGTTATGTTAGATGCGTGTGTGGGGCAAGCGATGAGAACTATGACGCACCTGAATACTCGCATGGAGACATGGTTCAGTGTGATGGCTGCGATTCTTGGCAACACATCAAGTGTATGACCGGTGGTAAGGAAACCATCGATGGGCTAATGAATGAAGATTCCAAATACTATTGTGAATTATGTGACCCATCGCTGTATGCGCATTTGGAGAAGTCTAAAGAGGCTGAGGTTTCAGAAGAGGATGATTACGATGACGATATTTATAAACCTGTCATTGACCATAATGACAACGATAcagatttctttttagaaGAGGAAAGTCCCAGAAAACGTAAAAGAAGTACTTCTAGTAGTTCAATAAAAATGCCTTCCCAAACCAGGGAGGTtaagaaaaacaatgggccaaaaaaaaagaagaaaagtgcTGGTACTATTACAGCCAATACTGACCAAGACAAAACACCTGTTAAGAGAGACTTCGAATCTGAGAAAGAACACAAATTAAGGTTAAACGCAAGGAATATGTTTTCTGTCTTGTTCAGTAAATTCATTATCCCAGAAACAGTAGAGGCGAAGCTTTATGATCTTCCTCACGGGAAAGACATAACATCGGTTTCAAATGGTTTTGCACAAAACTTGGAGGATGAACTTTATAAGGCGTGCCTTAACGTTGAATTTGGCACCTTAGACAAGATATACACTGAAAAAGTGAGATCTTTGTACTCCAACTTGAAggacaagaagaatttaaaaCTAAAGGCACACGTAATCGAGGGCAAATTGCCGTTGAATAAACTAGTGAATATGAATGCGTCTGAACTAGCAAATCCTGATTTACAAGAGTTCAAGGAGAAAAGGGAGAAAGCCACTTCAGAAAATTTTATCGTAGAAATACCGGACAAACCCATATATGTCAAGACTCACAAGGGCGATGAGCTAATCGAGAATTCCACCGAGCCCCAAGAGGATGTATTATACTCGATGGATAGCATAAGGTTACATAATGGAGCTGATAATAGTAGTGACAATAAAGCTGAAATGGATCAGACACTAGACATACTGAAAGCACCTGCTCAAGAACACAGGAGTTTGGATCCCAACCAAAATGCAACAGCACAGGGAGAGTCCTTAAAGTGCGCGTTTCTATATCCGGGGTTAGGATTTGAATTTACAGGTTATTTGAGTTATATCGGAACTTCAAAAAGGTTGAAGAGGGATATATCTAAAGAGGCTATCGGTGATGGGAACCTGTTTGTAGAGGGACGCTTACCTACAACAACCGCTGCACCTTATCTGAAAGAagtctcttcttctagAGCGATTTTAATTTACCAACTGTTTGcttctgatgatgaagaaagtCAGAAAACTTTTGCCGAAGTTGTAGACTCCTTGGAAACCAAAGGTCGCATTGCCGGTATAAAGCCAAAGAGCAGATACGAGAAAgatttttatattattcCATCAAGGAATGGTGAAGTTCCTGAAATTTTGGACAACATTTTAGGCAATCCCAACGGTGAAAGATCTTTGTCTGTGAAAGCTGATGAAAGAACACTGTTCGCATTTGTAGTAATAAAGCAGGAACTTATTCATTAA
- the AUR1 gene encoding inositol phosphorylceramide synthase produces MANPFSRWFLSERPPNCHVADLETSLDPHQTLLKVQKFRPTLSDWVHYLFLGSIMLFVFIANPASWILKILCYCLLGALIVIPATSQFFFNALPILTWLALYFTSSYFPADRRPPITVKVLPAVETILYGDNLSDILATSTNSFLDILAWLPYGLFHFGAPFVVAIILFIFGPPTVLQGYAFAFGYMNLFGVIMQNVFPAAPPWYKIIYGLQSANYGMHGSPGGLARIDKLLGISMYTTAFSNSSVIFGAFPSLHSGCSTMEALFFCYCFPKLKPLFITYVCWLWWSTMYLTHHYFVDLMAGSVLSYVIFQYTKYTHLPIVDTSLFCRWSYTSIEKYDVSKNDPLAADSNDIESVPLSNLELDFDLNMTDEPSVSPSIFDGSTSVSRSSETSITSLGVKRA; encoded by the coding sequence ATGGCAAACCCCTTCTCGAGATGGTTTCTATCAGAGAGACCTCCAAACTGTCATGTAGCCGATCTAGAAACAAGCTTAGACCCCCACCAAACTCTGTTGAAGGTACAAAAGTTCAGACCGACTTTGAGTGACTGGGTACATTACCTCTTCTTGGGGTCCATCATGCTCTTCGTCTTTATCGCTAATCCTGCATCttggattttgaagattctcTGTTATTGCCTCTTGGGTGCGTTAATCGTCATTCCGGCTACATCgcagtttttcttcaacgcATTACCTATCCTAACATGGCTGGCGCTTTATTTCACTTCGTCCTATTTCCCGGCTGACCGCAGACCTCCTATTACTGTTAAGGTGTTACCGGCGGTGGAAACAATTCTATATGGTGATAATCTAAGTGATATCCTTGCAACGTCGACAAATTCCTTTTTAGATATCTTAGCATGGTTGCCGTATGGTCTATTTCATTTTGGGGCCCCATTTGTCGTTGCCATTATTCTGTTTATATTCGGGCCACCAACCGTTTTACAGGGTTATGCTTTCGCATTTGGTTATATGAATCTGTTTGGTGTTATCATGCAAAATGTTTTCCCAGCCGCCCCACCTTGGTATAAGATAATATATGGTTTGCAATCGGCTAACTATGGAATGCACGGCTCGCCAGGTGGGCTAGCCAGAATTGATAAGCTATTGGGAATTAGCATGTATACAACAGCATTTTCTAACTCTTCAGTTATTTTTGGTGCTTTCCCTTCATTGCATTCCGGTTGTTCTACTATGGAAgccttgtttttttgctattgctttccaaaattgaaGCCTTTGTTTATTACTTATGTTTGCTGGTTATGGTGGTCAACAATGTATTTAACACATCATTATTTTGTGGACCTGATGGCAGGCTCAGTATTGTCGTACGTTATATTTCAGTACACAAAGTATACGCATTTGCCGATAGTCGATACAAGTCTTTTCTGCAGGTGGTCGTACActtctattgaaaaatatgatGTATCTAAAAACGATCCATTAGCCGCAGATTCTAACGATATCGAGAGCGTCCCTTTGTCCAACTTGGAACTCGACTTTGATCTCAATATGACTGACGAACCGAGCGTAAGCCCTTCGATATTTGATGGATCTACTTCCGTCTCTCGTTCGTCAGAAACGTCTATAACATCCCTAGGTGTGAAGAGGGCTTAA
- the MRP17 gene encoding mitochondrial 37S ribosomal protein bS6m has protein sequence MLYELIGLVRIANSNAPKLEAKELSTTIGKLIIQNRGVVRDIIPMGIRYLPKIMKKDQEKHFRAYHFLMLFDSSAAVQSEILRTLKKDPRVIRSSIVKASTDKQLDVASSLHRSLGKKSILERVNEDYQSI, from the coding sequence ATGTTGTATGAACTTATCGGACTCGTTCGTATAGCCAACTCAAATGCGCCGAAGTTAGAAGCGAAGGAATTATCTACCACGATTGGGAAATTGATTATTCAAAATAGAGGTGTCGTAAGGGATATTATACCCATGGGTATAAGGTACCTTCCtaaaataatgaagaaagaccaagaaaaacattttCGAGCATACCATTTTTTAATGCTGTTTGATTCTTCAGCTGCAGTACAATCGGAAATTTTAagaactttgaagaaagacCCTCGTGTCATAAGATCGTCTATCGTTAAAGCTAGTACAGACAAACAACTTGATGTGGCTTCATCGCTACATCGCTCTTTAGGGAAGAAGTCTATTTTGGAGCGAGTAAACGAAGATTATCAATCCATCTGA
- the DID4 gene encoding ESCRT-III subunit protein DID4, producing MKAQLQAISLRIQAVRSSDQMTRSMSEATGLLAGMNRSMNLPQLQRISMEFEKQSDLMGQRQEFMDEAIDNVMGDEVDEDEEADEIVNKVLDEIGVDLNSQLQSTPQNLVSNAPVAETIVGIAEPIGAGSDSHGNPDDELQARLNTLKKQT from the coding sequence ATGAAAGCTCAACTTCAAGCCATATCATTAAGAATCCAAGCTGTTCGAAGTAGTGACCAAATGACCCGCTCGATGAGCGAGGCAACTGGTCTATTGGCAGGGATGAACAGATCTATGAATTTGCCTCAGTTACAAAGGATATCGATGGAGTTCGAGAAGCAAAGTGATTTAATGGGCCAAAGACAAGAATTCATGGATGAAGCTATTGATAACGTCATGGGTGATGAGgtagatgaagatgaagaagcagaTGAAATCGTAAATAAGGTCTTGGATGAGATTGGAGTAGATTTGAATTCACAGTTGCAGAGCACACCTCAAAACTTGGTTTCTAACGCGCCAGTTGCAGAAACAATCGTAGGAATTGCTGAACCTATTGGAGCAGGATCCGACTCTCATGGAAATCCTGATGATGAGCTACAAGCTCGATTAAacactttgaaaaagcagaCTTAG
- the MET14 gene encoding adenylyl-sulfate kinase yields MATNITWHPNLTYDERKELRKQDGCTVWLTGLSASGKSTIACALEQLLLQKNLSAYRLDGDNIRFGLNKDLGFSEKDRNENIRRISEVSKLFADSCAVSITSFISPYRVDRDRARDLHKEAGLKFIEIFVDVPLEVAEQRDPKGLYKKAREGVIKEFTGISAPYEAPKAPELHLRTDQKTVEECAAIIYEYLVNEKIIRKHL; encoded by the coding sequence ATGGCTACTAATATCACTTGGCATCCAAATCTTACCTACGACGAACGTAAGGAATTAAGAAAGCAAGACGGCTGTACCGTTTGGTTGACCGGTCTAAGTGCGTCAGGAAAAAGTACAATAGCTTGTGCACTGGAACAATTActgcttcaaaaaaacttaTCTGCTTATAGGTTAGATGGTGATAACATTCGTTTTGGTTTGAATAAGGATTTGGGCTTCTCAGAAAAGGacagaaatgaaaacattCGTAGAATTAGTGAAGTATCCAAGCTATTCGCTGATTCGTGTGCTGTATCCATCACTTCATTTATTTCCCCATACAGAGTCGATAGAGACAGAGCCCGTGATTTACATAAGGAAGCAGGCTTGAAgttcattgaaatttttgttgatgttCCATTAGAAGTCGCTGAGCAAAGAGACCCTAAGGGTTTGTATAAGAAAGCCAGAGAAGGTGTGATTAAAGAGTTCACTGGTATTTCAGCTCCTTACGAAGCTCCAAAGGCCCCAGAGTTGCATTTAAGAACTGACCAAAAAACTGTTGAAGAATGTGCCGCTATCATTTATGAGTACCTGGTCAATGAGAAGATTATCCGGAAGCATCTATAA
- the VPS1 gene encoding dynamin-like GTPase VPS1: MDEHLISTINKLQDALAPLGGGSQSPIDLPQITVVGSQSSGKSSVLENIVGRDFLPRGTGIVTRRPLVLQLINRRPKKADHAKVNQAANELIDLNINENEKKKEDPHQNGQSEDNTEEWGEFLHLPGRKFYNFDEIRQEIVKETDKVTGANSGISSVPINLRIYSPHVLTLTLVDLPGLTKVPVGDQPPDIERQIKDMLLKYISKPNAIILSVNAANTDLANSDGLKLAREVDPEGTRTIGVLTKVDLMDQGTDVIDILAGRVIPLRYGYIPVINRGQKDIEHKKTIREALENEKRFFENHSSYSSKAHYCGTPYLAKKLNSILLHHIRQTLPEIKAKIEATLKKYQNELINLGPETMDSASSVVLSMITDFSNEYAGILDGEAKELSSQELSGGARISYVFHETFKNGVDSLDPFDQIKDSDIRTIMYNSSGSAPSLFVGTEAFEVLVKQQIRRFEEPSLRLVTLVFDELVRMLKQIISQPKYSRYPALREAISNQFVQFLKDATLPTNDFVVDIIKAEQTYINTAHPDLLKGSQAMVMVEEKLHPRQVTVDPKTGKPLPAQPPSSKAPAMEEKSGFFGGFFSTKNKKKLAALESPPPVLKATGQMTERETMETEVIKLLISSYFSIVKRTIADIIPKALMLKLIVKSKTDIQKVLLEKLYGKQDIEELTKENDITIQRRKECNKMVEILRNASQIVSSV; the protein is encoded by the coding sequence ATGGATGAACATTTAATTTCTACTATTAACAAGCTTCAGGACGCTTTAGCCCCTTTAGGAGGCGGATCTCAATCTCCTATCGATTTACCTCAAATCACTGTTGTAGGCTCTCAATCTTCAGGAAAATCCTCcgttttggaaaatattgTTGGTAGAGATTTCTTGCCAAGAGGTACTGGTATCGTCACTAGAAGGCCTTTGGTGTTACAATTGATTAACAGGAGACCCAAAAAGGCGGATCATGCCAAAGTCAATCAAGCCGCAAATGAGTTGATAGACCTAAATAtcaacgaaaatgaaaagaaaaaagaggatCCACATCAAAATGGGCAATCTGAGGACAACACGGAAGAATGGGGTGAGTTTTTACATTTGCCCGGTAGGAAATTCTATAATTTCGATGAAATAAGACAAGAAATCGTCAAAGAAACTGACAAAGTTACAGGTGCTAATTCAGGTATCTCTTCTGTACCAATCAATTTGAGAATTTATTCTCCTCATGTTCTAACCTTGACATTAGTCGATTTACCTGGGTTGACAAAAGTTCCTGTAGGTGATCAACCTCCTGATATTGAAAGACAAATTAAAGACAtgcttttgaaatatatatctaaACCAAATGCTATCATATTGTCAGTCAATGCTGCCAACACAGATTTGGCCAACAGTGATGGTTTGAAATTGGCCAGGGAAGTCGACCCAGAAGGAACAAGAACGATCGGTGTGTTGACAAAAGTTGATTTAATGGATCAAGGTACTGATGTCATTGATATTTTAGCTGGAAGAGTCATTCCTTTGAGATACGGCTATATCCCAGTCATCAACAGAGGCCAAAAGGATATCGAACACAAGAAAACGATCAGGGAAGCgctagaaaatgaaaagagattctttgaaaatcattCCTCGTACAGTTCTAAAGCTCATTACTGCGGTACACCATATTTGGCTAAAAAACTAAACTCGATTTTGTTGCACCATATTAGACAAACTTTGCCTGAAATCAAAGCAAAGATTGAAGCCACCttaaagaaatatcaaaatgaaCTTATAAACTTGGGTCCAGAGACTATGGATTCCGCTAGTTCTGTTGTTTTGAGTATGATTACTGATTTCTCTAATGAATATGCTGGTATTTTAGATGGTGAGGCGAAGGAACTTTCCAGCCAGGAACTTTCTGGTGGTGCCAGAATTTCTTATGTTTTCCATGAAACTTTCAAGAATGGTGTAGACTCTTTGGATCCGTTTGACCAGATTAAAGATTCTGACATTAGAACCATCATGTACAACAGTTCAGGCTCGGCACCATCCTTGTTTGTCGGTACTGAAGCCTTTGAGGTTTTGGTAAAACAGCAAATCAGAAGATTTGAAGAGCCATCGCTGCGTTTAGTTACTTTGGTGTTTGATGAACTTGTTCGCATGTTGAAACAGATCATCTCACaaccaaaatattcaagGTATCCCGCTCTTAGAGAAGCGATCTCTAatcaatttgttcaattctTAAAAGACGCTACTCTCCCTACAAATGACTTTGTTGTTGATATAATCAAGGCTGAACAAACTTACATCAACACAGCCCATCCTGATCTTTTGAAGGGTTCTCAAGCAATGGTTAtggtagaagaaaaattgcatCCTCGCCAAGTTACTGTTGATCCTAAGACTGGTAAACCTTTACCTGCTCAACCGCCATCCAGTAAAGCTCCAGCtatggaagaaaaatcagGCTTTTTTGGCGGTTTTTTCTCCActaaaaataagaagaaactgGCTGCTTTAGAATCACCACCTCCTGTTTTAAAGGCCACGGGCCAAATGACTGAAAGGGAAACAATGGAAACAGAAGTGATCAAGCTGTTAATCAGCAGTtatttttctattgttaAAAGAACTATCGCTGACATTATTCCAAAAGCTTTGATGCTTAAACTAATTGTGAAAAGTAAAACCGATATTCAAAAGGTTTTACTCGAAAAACTATACGGAAAGCAAGATATCGAAGAAttaaccaaagaaaacgatATCACAATccaaagaaggaaagaatGTAACAAAATGGTTGAGATATTAAGAAACGCCAGCCAGATTGTTTCATCTGTATAA
- the PAP1 gene encoding polynucleotide adenylyltransferase PAP1, protein MSSQKVFGITGPVSTVGPTAAENKLNDSLIQELKKEGSFETEQETANRVQVLKILQELAQRFVYEVSKKKNMSDGMARDAGGKIFTYGSYRLGVHGPGSDIDTLVVVPKHVTREDFFTVFDGLLRERKELDEIAPVPDAFVPIIKIKFSGISIDLICARLDQPQVPLSLTLSDKNLLRNLDEKDLRALNGTRVTDEILELVPKPNVFRIALRAIKLWAQRRAVYANIFGFPGGVAWAMLVARICQLYPNACSAVILNRFFIILSEWNWPQPVILRPIEDGPLQVRVWNPKIYAQDRSHRMPVITPAYPSMCATHNITESTKKVILKEFERGVQITNDIFSNKKPWANLFEKHDFFFRYKFYLEITAYTRGNDEQHLKWSGLVESKVRLLIMKLEVLAGIKIAHPFTKPFESSYCCPTXDDYEMIQDKYGSHKTEPALNVLEKVTDENKEDESIKDEPKAYLTTMYIGLDFNIENKKEKVDIHIPCTEFVNLCRSFNEDYGDHKVFNLALRFVKGYDLPDEVFDEDETRPSKKSKRRNLDATRETVKRSKSDAASSSDNVNGATAAVDVN, encoded by the coding sequence ATGAGCTCTCAGAAAGTTTTTGGTATTACGGGACCCGTATCCACTGTGGGTCCCACGGCAGCTGAAAATAAATTGAATGATAGTTTAATTCAagagttgaaaaaggaagggTCTTTCGAGACAGAACAAGAAACTGCAAATAGGGTACAGGTACTGAAAATATTACAGGAATTGGCCCAAAGATTTGTTTATGAAGtatcgaagaaaaaaaatatgtctGATGGGATGGCAAGGGATGCCGGTGGGAAGATTTTTACCTATGGTTCCTACAGGCTGGGCGTCCATGGACCCGGTAGTGATATCGATACTTTAGTGGTTGTTCCAAAGCACGTGACTCGGGAAGATTTCTTTACTGTATTTGATGGGCTAttaagagaaagaaaagaactgGATGAAATTGCCCCTGTTCCTGATGCATTTGTCCCTATTATCAAGATTAAATTTAGTGGTATTTCTATCGATTTGATTTGCGCACGTCTGGACCAGCCTCAAGTACCTTTATCCCTGACTCTATCAGATAAAAACTTACTGCGAAATCTAGATGAGAAGGATTTGAGAGCTTTGAACGGTACCAGAGTAACGGACGAGATATTAGAATTAGTTCCGAAACCTAATGTTTTTAGAATTGCTTTGAGAGCTATCAAGCTTTGGGCGCAAAGAAGAGCTGTTTATGCTaatatttttggttttccCGGTGGTGTGGCCTGGGCTATGCTAGTTGCTAGAATCTGTCAACTATACCCAAACGCTTGCAGTGCAGTTATATTAAAcagatttttcattattttgtcAGAATGGAATTGGCCACAACCGGTTATTTTAAGGCCAATTGAGGATGGTCCATTACAGGTCCGTGTATGGAATCCAAAGATTTATGCTCAAGACAGGTCTCATAGAATGCCTGTTATTACACCGGCCTATCCTTCAATGTGTGCTACTCACAATATTACAGAATCTACTAAAAAAgtgattttgaaagaattcGAGAGGGGAGTGCAAATCACTAATGAcattttttccaataaaAAGCCTTGGGCTaatttatttgaaaaacatgattttttcttcagataCAAGTTCTACTTAGAGATCACAGCGTATACAAGAGGCAACGATGAGCAACATTTGAAATGGAGCGGCCTTGTTGAAAGTAAGGTGAGGCTTCTAATTATGAAACTAGAAGTGTTGGCAGGAATCAAAATTGCACATCCCTTCACTAAGCCATTTGAAAGCAGTTATTGCTGTCCAACAGMAGATGACTATGAAATGATTCAGGACAAATACGGTAGCCATAAAACTGAGCCAGCATTAAACGTGCTCGAAAAGGTCACagatgaaaataaagaggATGAGAGCATCAAAGATGAACCTAAGGCATATCTAACCACCATGTATATAGGCCTTGATTTCAACATTGAgaacaaaaaggaaaaagttGATATTCACATTCCATGTACAGAATTCGTAAACCTGTGTCGAAGCTTCAATGAGGATTATGGCGACCATAAAGTTTTTAACCTAGCTCTACGCTTTGTTAAAGGCTACGATTTACCGGATGAGgtttttgatgaagatgaaacaaGGCCATcaaaaaagagcaaaaggAGGAATTTAGATGCCACTCGTGAGACCGTAAAAAGATCTAAGTCTGATGCTGCCTCATCAAGCGATAATGTCAACGGTGCGACCGCCGCAGTTGACGTAAATTAA
- the OSH6 gene encoding oxysterol-binding protein OSH6: MGSKKLGVGSDSHRLSRSSFTSSKSSQSARNSQPVDTDDIDEDDESGQSIILNIISQLRPGCDLTRITLPTFILEKKSMLERVTNQLQFPEFLLEAHSEKNSLERFLYVMKWYLAGWHIAPKAVKKPLNPVLGEYFTAYWDLPNKQQAYYIAEQTSHHPPECAYFYMIPESSIRVDGVVIPKSKFLGNSSAAMMDGSTVLQFLDIKDRNGKPEKYVLTQPNVYVRGILFGKMRIELGDHMIIKSPDYQVDIEFKTKGYISGTYDAIEGTVKDYDGNSYYEISGKWNDVMYIKDAKQSRSSKKVFLDTHKESPLRPKVRPLNEQGEYESRKLWKKVTDALAVRDHTVATEEKFQIEDQQRKIAKKRIEDGVEFHPKLFRRSKPGEDLDYCIYKNIPISENSEKQIRSILQIAPILPGQHFTDKFSIPAFEKIRLQKKRSESKNEHAVEQ, encoded by the coding sequence ATGGGATCCAAAAAACTAGGCGTAGGGTCTGATTCCCATCGGTTGAGCAGATCCAGTTTTACAAGTAGTAAATCGTCACAGTCAGCAAGAAACAGTCAGCCGGTTGATACAGATGATATAgatgaggatgatgaaTCAGGTCAAAGTatcattttgaatattatcTCACAATTGAGACCGGGTTGTGACTTGACCAGGATTACCTTGCCCACGtttattcttgaaaagaaatcaatgCTTGAACGTGTCACAAATCAGCTACAGTTTCCTGAGTTTTTATTGGAGGCGCATTCTGAAAAGAATTCCTTGGAAAGATTTCTATATGTCATGAAATGGTATTTGGCAGGTTGGCATATTGCGCCAAAGGCCGTCAAGAAACCGTTGAACCCAGTCCTTGGTGAGTATTTTACAGCTTACTGGGATTTGCCCAACAAGCAGCAAGCGTATTACATAGCTGAACAGACAAGCCACCACCCTCCAGAATGTGCTTATTTTTACATGATTCCTGAATCATCGATCAGAGTAGATGGGGTGGTAATTCCTAAGTCAAAATTTTTGGGAAATTCGAGTGCTGCCATGATGGATGGATCAACGGTTTTGCAATTTCTGGACATTAAGGATAGAAACGGAAAACCAGAAAAGTATGTTCTTACGCAACCAAATGTATATGTTAGAGGAATTTTGTTTGGGAAAATGAGAATTGAACTCGGAGACCACATGATAATCAAATCTCCTGATTATCAGGTTGATATAGAGTTCAAGACAAAGGGGTACATCTCTGGGACTTACGATGCAATTGAGGGAACTGTTAAGGACTACGATGGTAATTCGTATTATGAGATATCCGGCAAATGGAATGACGTTATGTACATAAAGGATGCAAAGCAATCACgctcttcaaaaaaagtcTTCCTCGACACACATAAGGAATCTCCTTTGAGACCGAAGGTCCGTCCATTGAATGAGCAAGGCGAGTACGAATCCAGGAAATTGTGGAAAAAAGTTACAGATGCATTGGCTGTTCGTGACCACACTGTCGcaactgaagaaaaattccaaattgaagaccaacaaagaaagatagCTAAAAAGCGCATCGAAGATGGTGTGGAATTCCATCCAAAGCTATTTAGAAGATCAAAACCTGGCGAGGACCTTGATtattgtatatataaaaatattccTATCAGCGAAAATTCAGAGAAACAGATACGAAGCATATTGCAGATAGCACCTATTTTACCAGGTCAACACTTCACTGACAAATTTTCTATACctgcttttgaaaaaataaggttacaaaaaaagagaagtgAGAGCAAAAACGAGCACGCAGTAGAACAGTAG
- the ECM9 gene encoding Ecm9p: MNPNLPLCKEFFEKITTDLNHDDFRLTITANQPSISSQYYVDKNSRFIELIVFKTTFLSLFQEAHTYFNRVLSNQSYSFDENFYYMTIGLLFTTPENKTIHNLHEQLLRGYFQDSSILNIPHFLIKEVRLVQRLLCSSSNRINKSSSLWILYRKLYILSLQAKTPISTDFCFIFNSSGSQHFSNYYCWNTARWFYDNLTFDKRTELFCLTRLFCFQHVKDCSSWSTLAYMICQQKQKNQYNICDFQRLRNSFDVFSTPNTEDLNFQLPDADTFIQELAEWIEKTYTADWPPYLCLLEITKLIGIDINSMLSIWKSEVRNFEKKHGSIKLENNNPVVPKQFTNDLLISKNFIHFGYKKLFLYVAIEKERSRS; the protein is encoded by the exons ATGAACCCTAATCTTCCCCTTTGCAAagaattctttgaaaaaataaccACAGATTTGAATCATGATGACTTTAGATTGACCATTACCGCAAATCAgccttcaatttcttcacaATACTACGTAGATAAAAACTCTCGTTTTATAGAACTAATCGTCTTCAAAACGACATTTTTAtctctttttcaagaagCGCATACCTATTTCAATAGAGTTCTTTCCAATCAAA GCTACAgttttgatgaaaacttTTATTATATGACCATTGGACTTTTATTTACAACAcctgaaaacaaaacaatacaCAACTTGCATGAACAGTTATTAAGGGGATATTTCCAAGACAGTAGTATCTTAAACATACCGCATTTTCTCATTAAGGAAGTAAGGCTAGTTCAACGGCTACTTTGTTCATCAAGCAATCGCATCAATAAGTCGTCATCTCTTTGGATATTATACCGAAAGTTATATATTCTGTCCCTTCAAGCAAAGACACCAATTTCTACAGATTTTTGCTTTATATTCAACTCTTCTGGATCTCAGCACTTTTCCAACTATTACTGCTGGAACACTGCTAGATGGTTCTATGATAATTTGACGTTCGATAAAAGGACGGAGCTCTTTTGTTTAACTCGATTATTTTGCTTTCAGCATGTTAAAGACTGTTCATCATGGAGTACTTTAGCATATATGATATGCCAgcaaaaacagaaaaaccAGTACAATATTTGTGATTTTCAAAGGCTAAGAAACTCCTTTGATGTATTTAGTACACCAAATACAGAAGACCTAAATTTTCAACTACCCGATGCTGATACTTTTATCCAAGAATTAGCGGAATGGATTGAGAAAACATATACCGCCGATTGGCCCCCATATCTGTGTCTTTTGGAAATTACCAAACTCATTGGAATTGACATAAATTCTATGCTttcaatttggaaaagtgAAGTTCGAAATTTCGAGAAAAAACACGGTTCTAtcaaattggaaaataataatcCAGTTGTGCCTAAACAGTTTACAAATGATTTACTaatttccaagaatttTATACACTTTGGTTACAAAAAACTTTTCCTATACGTAGCTATAGAAAAGGAACGCTCACGTAGTTAG